Proteins encoded in a region of the Paenibacillus sp. E222 genome:
- a CDS encoding GNAT family N-acetyltransferase: MEISLSKAGLKEASIIHEMQIKAFMPLLNKYKDYQTSPANQTVEQIEDRINQSYTDYYLIREANIPVGAIRIVKKENKIYRVSPVFILPDYQGRGIAQKVFSMIEDRYSDARIWELATISEEQRNCYLYEKLGYRQKGDTKQINDKMTIVIYEKRMT, encoded by the coding sequence ATGGAAATCTCATTATCCAAAGCAGGTCTTAAGGAAGCTTCAATCATTCACGAAATGCAAATAAAAGCATTCATGCCTCTATTAAATAAATATAAAGACTATCAAACAAGCCCAGCAAATCAAACGGTAGAACAAATAGAAGATCGAATAAATCAAAGCTATACCGATTATTACCTAATAAGAGAAGCAAATATTCCTGTGGGGGCCATTAGAATAGTAAAAAAGGAGAATAAAATCTATCGAGTAAGCCCTGTATTTATTTTACCCGACTACCAAGGGAGAGGGATTGCACAAAAAGTATTTTCAATGATTGAAGATAGGTACAGCGATGCGAGAATATGGGAGTTGGCTACAATCTCAGAAGAGCAGAGGAATTGTTACCTTTATGAGAAATTAGGATATAGACAGAAGGGAGATACGAAACAAATTAACGACAAGATGACAATTGTGATTTATGAAAAACGTATGACCTAG
- a CDS encoding rRNA adenine N-6-methyltransferase family protein → MESKETFNCIASEYEKYRPTYPNEMFDDIFNYSNVVKEDKILEIGCGTGQATSGLVNREYKNITCIELGDKLAHLTAEKFKSYTSLKVINTSFEDWDGEGNPFKLAVSGTAFHFIDPQFGYRRVWELLEDSGAIGFFWTIHVPMYDEIHNEIRSHYKEFAPHLDDSTLQTPEETINERKAITEGTGNFKSIEVKEYSQILSYTSSDYISLLNTNSKHRQLSESDRNNLLNRIKNSIDRSGGYIFKDHRVALFLGKKLK, encoded by the coding sequence GTGGAGAGTAAAGAGACGTTTAATTGTATTGCTAGTGAATATGAAAAATATAGACCCACCTACCCAAATGAAATGTTTGACGATATTTTCAATTATTCAAATGTAGTAAAAGAAGATAAAATTCTTGAAATCGGTTGCGGAACTGGACAAGCAACAAGTGGATTAGTTAATAGAGAATATAAAAATATTACATGTATTGAATTGGGGGATAAATTAGCCCATCTCACTGCAGAAAAATTCAAATCCTATACATCTCTTAAAGTGATCAATACATCGTTCGAAGATTGGGACGGTGAAGGTAATCCTTTTAAATTAGCAGTTTCGGGTACTGCATTTCATTTTATTGATCCTCAGTTTGGTTACCGCAGAGTGTGGGAGTTACTTGAGGATTCAGGTGCAATTGGTTTCTTCTGGACCATTCATGTGCCAATGTACGATGAGATCCATAATGAAATACGATCTCACTATAAAGAGTTTGCACCACATTTGGACGATTCAACATTACAAACACCTGAAGAAACTATAAATGAAAGAAAAGCGATCACTGAAGGAACAGGTAATTTTAAAAGTATAGAAGTCAAAGAATATAGCCAAATCCTTTCATATACAAGCAGCGATTATATTTCTTTGCTTAATACCAATTCAAAGCATAGGCAACTGTCTGAATCGGACAGAAACAATTTGTTAAATAGAATCAAAAATTCTATTGATAGATCAGGTGGATATATTTTTAAAGACCATAGAGTTGCTTTGTTTTTAGGAAAGAAGTTGAAGTAA
- a CDS encoding NUDIX hydrolase, protein MFYVNSRAIIERSGNEATEIVIQKRTKTDSSFQFELPGGRIEPFESLVQALVREVKEETGLNVYEIEGTETRIDTSGINPEFEVECLRPFAAYQTIKGPIDSVGYYFRCKASGDLLEAGDETKDIQWIDIKKLNKLFMENPLDFSDVDRAGIKYYLNYQGF, encoded by the coding sequence ATGTTCTATGTTAATTCAAGAGCGATCATTGAAAGATCTGGTAACGAAGCAACGGAGATTGTCATACAAAAAAGAACAAAGACAGATTCCTCTTTTCAGTTTGAACTTCCTGGAGGTAGAATTGAACCGTTTGAATCGTTAGTCCAAGCTCTGGTAAGAGAGGTTAAAGAAGAAACTGGATTAAATGTGTATGAAATAGAAGGCACTGAAACAAGAATTGATACGAGTGGAATTAATCCTGAATTTGAAGTGGAGTGTCTTAGACCATTCGCAGCTTATCAAACCATTAAGGGACCAATTGATTCCGTTGGATATTATTTTAGATGTAAGGCAAGTGGAGATTTGTTAGAAGCTGGTGACGAAACAAAAGATATTCAATGGATTGATATTAAGAAACTAAATAAATTATTTATGGAGAACCCATTAGATTTTTCCGACGTTGATCGTGCTGGAATTAAGTATTACCTGAATTATCAAGGATTTTGA